A genomic segment from Lagenorhynchus albirostris chromosome X, mLagAlb1.1, whole genome shotgun sequence encodes:
- the ASB12 gene encoding ankyrin repeat and SOCS box protein 12, whose translation MRIVLLQLAKVNLMDITKIFSLLQPDKEEEDTDTGEKQALNQAVYNNDSYTLDQLLRQERYKRFINSRSGWGIPGTPLRLAASYGHLSCLQVLLAHGADVDSLDVKAQTPLFTAVSHGHLDCVRVLLEAGACPGGSIYNNCSPVLTAARDGAVAILQELLGHGAEANVKAKLPVWASNIASCSGPLYLAAVYGHLDCFRLLLLHGADPDYNCTDQHLLTRVPRSRTLLEICLHHNCEPEYIRLLIDFGANIYLPSLSLDLNSQYDKGTALLLQARATPRSLLSQARLVIRRALRHASQPQAIDQLDIPPVLISYLKHQL comes from the exons ATGAGAATAGTTCTGCTCCAATTAGCCAAGGTGAACCTCATGGACATCACCAAAATCTTCTCCCTCCTGCAGCCCGATAAGGAGGAGGAGGACACCGACACGGGGGAGAAGCAGGCTCTCAATCAAGCAGTGTACAACAATGACTCTTATACCTTGGACCAGCTTTTGCGCCAGGAGCGTTATAAACGATTCATCAACAGTAGAAGTGGCTGGGGCATCCCTGGGACACCCTTGCGCTTGGCTGCTTCTTATGGCCACCTTAGCTGCTTGCAGGTCCTCCTGGCACATGGTGCTGATGTTGACAGCTTGGACGTCAAGGCACAGACACCACTTTTTACCGCCGTCAGTCATGGCCATCTGGACTGTGTGCGTGTGCTTTTGGAAGCTGGTGCTTGTCCTGGTGGTAGCATCTACAACAACTGCTCTCCTGTGCTCACAGCTGCCCGTGATGGTGCTGTTGCCATCCTGCAGGAGCTCCTGGGTCATGGTGCAGAGGCCAACGTCAAGGCAAAACTACCAGTCTGGGCATCGAACATAGCTTCATGTTCTGGACCCCTCTATTTGGCTGCAGTCTACGGTCACCTTGATTGTTTCCGCCTGCTTTTGCTCCATGGGGCAGACCCTGACTACAACTGTACTGACCAGCACCTACTGACTCGAGTCCCACGGTCCCGCACCCTCCTCGAAATCTGCCTGCACCATAATTGTGAGCCAGAGTACATCCGGCTGTTAATTGATTTTGGTGCTAACATCTAccttccatctctctccctgGACCTGAACTCACAATATGATAAGGGCACTGCATTGCTGCTACAGGCCCGAG CCACTCCACGGTCACTACTATCACAGGCTCGTTTAGTCATCCGCAGAGCCCTGCGCCACGCCAGCCAGCCACAAGCCATCGACCAGCTGGATATTCCTCCTGTGTTGATTAGCTATCTTAAACACCAACTGTAA